The Vibrio bathopelagicus genomic sequence GACAAGGTAGAAGAACCGAAACACCCCCTAAAGAGGATTGGTAGAGATACTAATCCTCTTTTGTGTTTGGGTTATGTGTGATTGGAGGTGGATGCATTCTTAGAGCTTAGAGCTAAGATCAATAGCTGAGGTAATCCATCACTTGAATTAACTGTATGCGTATCTCATTGGTTGTTTGACTGTGCCAATAACCCAATGCAAAAGATAATAGAGGGATGCCGAACATAATCATTAGCACTAAAACGAGAAGATACTTAGATGACAATTGCCAACCATTGCGTGTTTTTAATCCAAGAGCCTGTTTATTTGGACAAGCCGCAACACAACGTAAACAAGCTTGGCATTCATCCGTTCGAATTTGTTTAGCGGTATGAATAATAATATTAGAAGGACATGCGCGAGTGCATTTGCTGCAATTCAGATTATCTTTTTCATTTAAACAATGCTTAGTGTCTCGACGAATTTTAAAGGGGCTAAGCAGGCTTGTTATCCCGAGTAGTGCACCATAAGGACAAAAGTATCGGCAAAAAGCACGTTGTCGCCATGCTGACATCAATAGAATGACGGCTAAAACACCAAGAGTAATCATTCCTGGCTCAACGAATACCCAAGCAGTTTTTACATCAGCGATTTTATGATAATTGCCATTGAGGTAATAAGTCAGGCTCGCGACAGGCATTCCTACTGAAATAAAGGTAAAGAAAGCCAACAATAAGTACTTCATCATGCGTAATGGCCAGTCGAGCCAAGCCGGTGGTAAATACGCTTTCTTCACGAACTTTAAGCGTAATTTATACAGATACTCCCCAGCGAGACCTAACGGACAAATCCAACCACAAAATGCACGCTTACAAGCAATACCAGTCACTACCACAGTCACGAGCATGACGGCACCTGCCGGGTGAGTTTGATCCCAAAACCCAACAGAGAAGATAGCCTTCAGTTGAATAGCTGCAGCAATAGGTAAGAAAGCATCCGTAACATCAGGTCGCATGAAGCTCGGAGATATTTGATGAACAAGTAGCCATGTGTGAAGGGTGTACTGGATAGCCACTAAAAATAATGAAAGTGCCATCGCGTGTTGGCTGACTTGACGCAAAACATTTGTCTTAGATGAAGCCGTGATTATGGTCGGTTTAAAGTAAAAAATCGAAGAGATGACAACCACCGCCAATGATAGGGCAATGAGCAGAGGCCAATAGGCTGCACTAAGTACAGCAATGATGACAATGCAGGAAGTTATTATGCTACCGAGCTTTTTACCGCTAGTGTAGAGAACACAAATGCTATAAATCAATGCAAGCATTAAGGTAAAGGATTCAATAAAAGTCATATAGCCACCGTTTCATTACAGAGTGGTACTATAAATCGCATGTAAGAGTATGTCTGACGATTAATGAGCTAACTTATCTATCTTTGATATGAGTTAATTTTCATCAATATTTCGCCTAACCATTTAGGGTGGTTTTTAATAACGTTAGCTGGGGTTATTAATAAAGTGAACAGAGATGATTAATAGCTAAATAGCATTTTTGAAATGCTCAGTAAGAAAATCCAAAAACACTCGAACCTTGCTTGGCACTAGCTGGCGGTTTTGATAAATCGCGTATGTGCTGGTGACATAGTTACACGGACTAAAAGTAAATTCGGGAAGTAATTGCGCCAATTTCCCCGTATTAAGTTCTTGTTCAATCGCCCATTGTGGGAGCAGAGCAATACCACCACCGTTCAATATCAATTGCTTTTGTCCGTTGACTGAATCGACTTCCATGTAATAGGAAATGTCGATTTTTTGCGGTTTGCTCTCCAATACAAACCAATCGTGCCAACCCTTATAGCCATAAACCAAGCAGTCGTGTTTTGCTAAATCTTCAACATGTTGAGGGGCTTTGTTTCTTTTTAAATAGTCAGGACTGGCACAAAGAACAAAGTTGTTTTGGACGAGCTTCTTAGCGATCAAATTCGAATCAGGCAGTCGGCCACTGCGGATAGCGATATCCACATTTTCCTCGATTAAATCGACTACTCTTTCTGTGATTTCAATTTCAACGTTTACCTCAGGAAAGGCAGCCCGAAAGATCGGAATAAGGGGCAAGATTTTGCTCTCTCCAAACGCGACGGTCGTGCTTATCTTGAGGCTTCCTCTTGGTGAGTGATGCAATGCGCTGACGGCTCGTTTTGCTTCATCAAATTCGCCTGTAATACGCTTGGAGTATTGATAGAACAATTGACCAGCCTCAGTGACGCCAACGTTGCGTGTCGAACGCTCTAACAGTCGCACATTGAGTTCCTCTTCCAATGCAGAGAGCTGTCTTGAAATAGAAGAAGGCTGAATATCAAATATCCGACTGGCTTTGGAGATGCTGCCTTGTTCAACCACACAGTTGAAATAGGCAAGACGATTGAAAAGGCTCATGTGCATTACTCATTAAACGATGGTTTTGATTCTTCCAAAGCGGAGCTTTCTGATGAATCCAGTTCATGTCTGAAGTGGAAGTGATATTAATGTCTTTACTGTTCTTTGATATTAGCTTAATTGCTTTTAAAGCAAAACTGAATTGCCTCTCGGCAGATTCAAACCTCTGGTTGTTGTCTCTATGATTCTCCACATCATCACTAACAACGAGCAATAACCATGAATACTATTAAAACAGCCACTATCGCAGCCTGCTTTTCGGTAACAGCCCAACACCTGATTGAAAAGCTCATTACGAGTGGAACCCGTGTCGTCGCTTTTGGGCGCATCGGCGATGAAGCAAGAGCAAAAAGCCTAGAAGATAAGTATTCAGGCCATCTGACCGTGTTACTTGGAGATCTTACGGATGAAGAGCAAAGCCAAGCGCTTGCTGCCAAAGCATCTGAAATCTTAGGTCATATCGATGCGCATTTTCATTGCTCTGGTATTTATACCTGGAGTCGTTGGACTGACGTGGAAGTGAGTAAAATGTCTGACTTGTGGAATGCGAACTTTATGACAGCGTTTGTCTTCGGAAGAGAAGTTTTCAAGTTAATGGAGTCGCAGGGAAGTGGTTCACTGATGTTTGTTTCTGCGCGTGATACTGCGCGTAATATACCCGCAGGTTTTGGGCCTTATATGGCGTCTAAAATGGCACTGAATGCTTTGGTCGAAAGCTTGGCTGCAGAGGGTGCATCATCCAATGTTCAAGTGAATGCGGTATTGCCGACCGTTGTTGATACTGAAGTAAATCGACAAGCACTTCCTGATGCTGACCACTCTACATGGGTAGATCCAGCTGATTTGGCAGAGTTGATGATGGAGTTGACTCAACCTAATAAAACTTATCTAAGTGGCTCGCTAATTACCGTCAACAATAAAATGCATTAACAGTAGGTTAGTAAGTTTGGATAGCGTTGTCCTATCTGTAACAAGCTAGAAACCGAAACACCCCCTAAAGAGGATTGGTAGAGATACCAATCCTTTTTTGTATTTGGATGTTTTTGGCTGAGTGGCTTACCTATATGCGCTGATTAAGAAATATACAACTCTAATTCATTGTTAAAGTTGACGTTTTGACGATAAAACCTTTCATGAATATGACGGAAGAAAACGTACTTCATGAAAACATTGTGCGTACATACCGGATGGTAGCCTTTACTGTGCAGTGACTATACTCAGCATTATATGGCGAACCAAAACACAACGAAAATAGAGAAACATGCAGAGACTAGCGCACCCAAATTATATGAAAAAATCACATATTATCTTTACCGCTCTTATTCTTATGATATTAGCCGGATGCACCTCAACGTCGGCTGTCGGCAGTTCCAAAACAACGGAATATGCCAAGTCACATGATCTTGCTGGTAAAGCTTCTTGGTATGGCGATAAATTCCATGGAAGGCTCACAGCAAGTGGTGAAACGTATAATATGAATGCGAATACTGCGGCTCATAAAACTTTGCCTTTTGGCACTATCGTGAGAGTGACCAATACAGCCAATAACAAGTCTGTCGATGTGAAAATTAATGACCGAGGCCCTTACGTAAAAGGCCGAGTTATCGATCTTTCGCACAAGGCATTTGCAAAAATCGGCAATGTTAAGCAAGGAACCGTCCCTGTCAAAATCGAGATTGTTGATGACAGCAATACCTTTAGGTACAAGCACTAACTGCCTCTAAGCCTGTACTGCTTTGTGAAACTCAAGGATTGGTAGAGATACTGATCCTTTTTTGTTTTTGGGGAACCTAACGAGATCTAAATTACATTTCGTTACTTACTGAAGTAAATCTGAAATATTACTGACACGGTTTTGAAATTTTTGATGGATAGCTTATGGGGTTCTAAAACGAATCCAAATAAGGAAATACCCGTGAAGCTAACACCTGTCGTTGCTGCCGTAATCATGTCTTTCAGTTCAGCAAGTTTTGCTTTCAGCCTGCAACAATCTGCCAATGAAAACAGTGAAGATCTCGTATGGACGGGGCACCTTAGCCCAGACAGCGACACGGTAATGTCTGCGATGCTCGCGGCTCATATCTATGGCGGTACGGCGACAGTGCCTGAGCCTATCAACCCTGAATCGACGTTCATCTTGAATTACTGTAATGCTGAATCACCACGTGTAGAGAAAGATTACTCTTCATATCGAGTGGGGCTGGTGGATTTCAACCAAGTGACTCAATTAGCACCAACCATCGATCAATCAGCTATTGTGGCTGTGGTCGATCACCATGCGATTGGTGGTTCACCGATTAATACGCCTCAAATAGTTGAGATGGATATTCGAGGCTGGGGTTCAGCTGCAACTATTCTGGCTGACAACGCGGAAAAGCTCGATGTGACCTTACCTAAACACCTTGCTTGTGTGGGTTTAGGTGCAATTCTTTCTGACACTGTGGTATTCCAATCAGCAACCACGACAGAGCATGATCGTGAATACGCAGAGAAGTTGGCGAAGGTTGCAGGCATTTCAGACATCGAAGACTTCGGTCAACAAATGTTGGTTGCTAAATCCGATCTTAGCCATCTTTCATCTGAAACCATTCTGACGCTGGATTATAAAAACTTTAAATACGGTGGCAAACAGGTGGGTATTGGCGTTGCTGAAACACTAACCGCTCAACAACTGATTGACCGTAAAGATGAGCTTTTGGCAGCAATGAAGGCATACAAAGAAGAGAACGGGCTAGACCATCTGTTCTTCTCAATCACAGACACTAAGAACAAAGAAGCGAACCTATTGTGGGTGGATGAAAATGACTATCAAGTCATCAAATCCGCTTTCAACGCTGAACCAACAAGCGACATGTTGACTCTGGAAGGCGTAACCTCTCGTAAGCGCCAGATTGGCCCTGCGGTTCAAAAGGCAATTGAGAGTTTGTAAGTATTA encodes the following:
- a CDS encoding 4Fe-4S binding protein, which gives rise to MTFIESFTLMLALIYSICVLYTSGKKLGSIITSCIVIIAVLSAAYWPLLIALSLAVVVISSIFYFKPTIITASSKTNVLRQVSQHAMALSLFLVAIQYTLHTWLLVHQISPSFMRPDVTDAFLPIAAAIQLKAIFSVGFWDQTHPAGAVMLVTVVVTGIACKRAFCGWICPLGLAGEYLYKLRLKFVKKAYLPPAWLDWPLRMMKYLLLAFFTFISVGMPVASLTYYLNGNYHKIADVKTAWVFVEPGMITLGVLAVILLMSAWRQRAFCRYFCPYGALLGITSLLSPFKIRRDTKHCLNEKDNLNCSKCTRACPSNIIIHTAKQIRTDECQACLRCVAACPNKQALGLKTRNGWQLSSKYLLVLVLMIMFGIPLLSFALGYWHSQTTNEIRIQLIQVMDYLSY
- a CDS encoding LysR family transcriptional regulator, which produces MSLFNRLAYFNCVVEQGSISKASRIFDIQPSSISRQLSALEEELNVRLLERSTRNVGVTEAGQLFYQYSKRITGEFDEAKRAVSALHHSPRGSLKISTTVAFGESKILPLIPIFRAAFPEVNVEIEITERVVDLIEENVDIAIRSGRLPDSNLIAKKLVQNNFVLCASPDYLKRNKAPQHVEDLAKHDCLVYGYKGWHDWFVLESKPQKIDISYYMEVDSVNGQKQLILNGGGIALLPQWAIEQELNTGKLAQLLPEFTFSPCNYVTSTYAIYQNRQLVPSKVRVFLDFLTEHFKNAI
- a CDS encoding SDR family oxidoreductase, encoding MNTIKTATIAACFSVTAQHLIEKLITSGTRVVAFGRIGDEARAKSLEDKYSGHLTVLLGDLTDEEQSQALAAKASEILGHIDAHFHCSGIYTWSRWTDVEVSKMSDLWNANFMTAFVFGREVFKLMESQGSGSLMFVSARDTARNIPAGFGPYMASKMALNALVESLAAEGASSNVQVNAVLPTVVDTEVNRQALPDADHSTWVDPADLAELMMELTQPNKTYLSGSLITVNNKMH
- a CDS encoding septal ring lytic transglycosylase RlpA family protein — protein: MQRLAHPNYMKKSHIIFTALILMILAGCTSTSAVGSSKTTEYAKSHDLAGKASWYGDKFHGRLTASGETYNMNANTAAHKTLPFGTIVRVTNTANNKSVDVKINDRGPYVKGRVIDLSHKAFAKIGNVKQGTVPVKIEIVDDSNTFRYKH
- a CDS encoding manganese-dependent inorganic pyrophosphatase, with the translated sequence MKLTPVVAAVIMSFSSASFAFSLQQSANENSEDLVWTGHLSPDSDTVMSAMLAAHIYGGTATVPEPINPESTFILNYCNAESPRVEKDYSSYRVGLVDFNQVTQLAPTIDQSAIVAVVDHHAIGGSPINTPQIVEMDIRGWGSAATILADNAEKLDVTLPKHLACVGLGAILSDTVVFQSATTTEHDREYAEKLAKVAGISDIEDFGQQMLVAKSDLSHLSSETILTLDYKNFKYGGKQVGIGVAETLTAQQLIDRKDELLAAMKAYKEENGLDHLFFSITDTKNKEANLLWVDENDYQVIKSAFNAEPTSDMLTLEGVTSRKRQIGPAVQKAIESL